A stretch of the Bradyrhizobium sp. CCBAU 53351 genome encodes the following:
- a CDS encoding aldolase: MTAMRTESSNETRLREDICRFGRSLFERGLTPGSSGNISVRLDGGGWLVTPTNASLGFLDPAKLSRLDETGRLLSGDAPTKEVPLHTALYDTRGSAKAIVHLHSTHSVALSMLPEIDPRAALPPMTAYYLMKCGATALVPYYRPGDPAVADAIKGLAGNYSSVLLANHGPVVAGDTLEAAVFATEELEETAKLYLLLRGMNPRYLSPEQVADLVKVFGVTLPEHGHGH, encoded by the coding sequence ATGACGGCCATGAGGACTGAAAGCAGCAACGAGACCCGGCTGCGCGAGGACATCTGCCGCTTCGGACGGTCCCTGTTCGAGCGCGGGCTGACGCCGGGCTCCTCCGGCAATATCAGCGTCAGGCTGGACGGCGGCGGCTGGCTGGTGACGCCGACCAACGCCTCGCTCGGCTTCCTCGATCCGGCAAAGCTGTCGCGGCTGGACGAAACCGGCCGGCTGCTCTCGGGCGATGCGCCGACCAAGGAAGTTCCGCTGCACACCGCGCTTTACGACACACGCGGCAGCGCGAAGGCGATCGTGCATCTGCACTCCACCCATTCGGTCGCGCTGTCGATGCTGCCCGAGATCGACCCGCGCGCCGCGCTGCCGCCGATGACGGCCTATTATTTGATGAAATGCGGCGCCACCGCGCTCGTGCCGTATTATCGGCCCGGCGATCCCGCAGTGGCCGATGCGATTAAGGGATTGGCGGGAAACTACTCATCGGTGCTGCTCGCCAATCACGGCCCGGTGGTTGCCGGTGACACGCTGGAAGCGGCGGTGTTCGCGACCGAGGAGCTGGAGGAGACCGCGAAGCTGTATCTGCTGCTGCGCGGGATGAACCCGCGGTATTTGTCGCCGGAGCAGGTGGCGGATCTGGTGAAGGTGTTCGGAGTAACGCTGCCGGAGCATGGGCACGGGCATTAG